One segment of Nostoc flagelliforme CCNUN1 DNA contains the following:
- a CDS encoding CpeR family transcriptional regulator encodes MSIQLESIKSKMLPPQAEKKMRCWIRSRHLICLGNFFIFETLEYTTIERFSQCVASLGGTVISVEPINKIWMGDHRQVILYQAKASLHTPHHTLKQYWIKSGSAYTKFDERV; translated from the coding sequence ATGTCGATTCAGCTTGAATCTATTAAATCTAAAATGTTACCTCCACAAGCTGAAAAAAAAATGCGCTGCTGGATTCGCAGTCGCCACTTGATTTGTTTGGGCAACTTTTTTATCTTCGAGACATTAGAATATACCACCATTGAAAGATTCTCTCAATGTGTCGCTTCTTTAGGAGGAACAGTAATATCCGTTGAACCGATTAATAAAATTTGGATGGGCGATCATCGCCAAGTAATTTTATATCAGGCAAAAGCTAGTTTGCATACGCCTCATCATACCTTAAAACAATACTGGATAAAATCCGGTAGTGCATACACTAAATTTGATGAGCGTGTTTGA
- a CDS encoding (Fe-S)-binding protein — MQVSENSVNNTASLKNLKGFDESHPPDPKLIDSCVHCGFCLSTCPSYRVLGKEMDSPRGRIYLMDAINEGEIALNTATVEHFDSCLGCLACVSTCPSGVQYDKLISATRHQVERNYPRSLPDQFFRQLIFSLFPYPNLLRILLVPLLVYQKLGFAKFFRATGLLNKISPRLAAMESILPEITLKSFQDNLPTIIRAQGEKRYRVGMILGCVQRLFFSPVNEATVRVLTANGCEVVIPKSQGCCAALPEHQGQTEQAKALARQMIDSFANTDVDFVIINAAGCGHTLKEYGHILESDPEYREKAKDFAVKVKDAQEFLATVGLTAKLSALTDKPLNLVYQDACHLLHGQKISVQPRQILRQIPGVKLREPIDAALCCGSAGVYNMLQPEVSEELGRQKVQNLLNTGAELIASANPGCTLQITKHLQLQGKKISVIHPMELLDYSIRGEKLKL; from the coding sequence ATGCAAGTTTCAGAAAATTCTGTTAATAATACGGCTAGTTTAAAGAATTTGAAGGGGTTTGATGAGAGTCATCCGCCTGACCCAAAGTTGATTGATAGCTGTGTACATTGTGGATTTTGTCTCTCAACTTGTCCCAGTTATCGGGTGCTTGGTAAGGAGATGGATTCTCCTAGAGGACGCATCTATTTAATGGATGCAATTAATGAGGGTGAGATTGCTCTAAATACGGCAACTGTAGAACATTTTGATTCTTGTTTGGGGTGTCTTGCTTGTGTAAGTACTTGTCCTTCTGGTGTGCAGTATGACAAGTTAATTTCTGCAACTCGTCATCAAGTTGAACGAAATTATCCTCGCAGTTTACCAGATCAATTTTTTCGTCAACTGATATTTTCTTTGTTTCCTTATCCCAACCTTTTACGGATTTTACTAGTTCCGTTATTGGTTTATCAAAAGTTGGGGTTTGCAAAATTCTTTCGCGCCACGGGTTTACTGAATAAAATATCGCCCCGTTTGGCAGCAATGGAATCTATTCTACCAGAAATTACTCTCAAATCTTTTCAGGATAATTTACCTACTATTATTCGCGCCCAAGGTGAAAAGCGCTACCGAGTTGGGATGATTTTGGGTTGCGTCCAACGGCTGTTTTTCTCTCCTGTAAATGAAGCAACAGTGCGGGTTTTAACAGCGAATGGTTGTGAAGTGGTGATTCCGAAATCTCAAGGTTGTTGTGCAGCGCTTCCCGAACACCAAGGACAAACAGAACAGGCGAAAGCTTTAGCAAGGCAGATGATTGATAGTTTTGCTAACACCGATGTAGATTTCGTGATTATCAATGCTGCTGGTTGCGGTCATACTTTGAAAGAATACGGTCACATTTTAGAAAGTGACCCAGAATATCGGGAAAAAGCAAAGGATTTTGCAGTTAAAGTTAAAGATGCTCAGGAATTTTTGGCAACTGTTGGGTTAACAGCAAAACTTTCAGCCTTGACTGATAAACCATTGAATTTAGTTTATCAAGATGCTTGTCATTTATTGCATGGACAAAAGATTAGTGTGCAACCGCGTCAGATATTGCGGCAAATTCCAGGGGTAAAGTTGAGAGAACCGATAGATGCAGCTTTATGTTGTGGCAGTGCTGGGGTTTATAATATGCTGCAACCAGAAGTTTCTGAAGAATTGGGCCGGCAAAAAGTGCAGAATTTATTGAATACTGGTGCTGAGTTAATTGCTTCTGCTAATCCGGGGTGTACTTTGCAGATTACGAAGCATTTGCAGTTGCAAGGTAAAAAGATTTCAGTTATTCACCCGATGGAGTTGTTGGATTATTCGATTCGGGGTGAGAAGTTGAAATTGTAG
- a CDS encoding type II toxin-antitoxin system PemK/MazF family toxin — MAQKRNVNYPKRGEVYLVNFDPTIGAEIKKTRPALILQNDVSNEYSPITVVAAITSKFTEPLYPTEVLIRVPEGGFDVDSVVLLNQIRSIDKQRLIQRLGILRPEAIAQVDRAIQISLGIVKL, encoded by the coding sequence GTGGCACAAAAACGAAACGTAAACTACCCTAAACGTGGTGAAGTATACTTAGTTAATTTCGATCCAACTATTGGTGCAGAGATTAAAAAAACACGCCCAGCTTTAATCTTGCAAAATGATGTTTCTAACGAATACAGTCCAATAACGGTTGTAGCAGCTATCACCTCAAAGTTTACAGAACCCTTGTATCCTACTGAAGTGCTGATTAGAGTACCAGAAGGCGGTTTTGACGTTGATTCGGTTGTACTTCTCAATCAGATTCGCTCAATTGACAAGCAAAGGCTGATTCAACGTTTGGGAATTCTGCGCCCAGAAGCGATCGCACAGGTAGATAGAGCAATTCAAATCAGCCTGGGTATAGTGAAACTTTGA
- a CDS encoding Uma2 family endonuclease, with translation MLQTPASPETETLLIELPKSIGLYVTQQQFAALAAANRDLRLERTAQGELIVNPPTGWETGERNSSISGELYLWWRNAGEPGKVFDSSTGFILPNGATRSPDASWVSGERWQALTSAQKGTFANICPDFVVELRSSSDTLKSLQDKLREYIDNGAKLGWLINPQQRRVEIYRLAKDVEVLENPAELSGEAVLPGFVLNLRRVWD, from the coding sequence ATGTTACAAACACCCGCTAGTCCAGAAACCGAAACCCTATTGATTGAGTTGCCTAAGTCCATTGGGCTGTATGTTACCCAACAACAGTTTGCTGCTTTAGCCGCAGCCAACCGAGACTTGAGACTGGAAAGAACCGCACAAGGAGAATTAATAGTGAACCCACCAACAGGCTGGGAAACTGGAGAGCGAAATAGCAGTATTTCTGGCGAATTGTATTTGTGGTGGCGTAATGCGGGGGAACCTGGTAAGGTCTTTGACTCTTCTACAGGCTTCATTTTACCCAATGGTGCGACTCGCTCCCCCGATGCCTCTTGGGTGAGTGGAGAACGATGGCAGGCGCTTACTTCGGCACAAAAAGGAACATTTGCTAATATCTGCCCCGATTTTGTGGTTGAGTTACGCTCTAGTTCAGATACCCTCAAGTCCCTGCAAGATAAATTGAGGGAGTATATCGACAATGGCGCTAAACTTGGTTGGTTAATCAATCCGCAGCAGCGACGGGTGGAAATTTATCGACTGGCTAAGGATGTGGAAGTGTTGGAGAATCCTGCTGAGTTGTCGGGTGAAGCGGTGTTGCCGGGTTTTGTCTTGAATTTGCGACGGGTGTGGGATTGA
- a CDS encoding HhoA/HhoB/HtrA family serine endopeptidase: MQNESRDREHPSNSISRNTAEAKYPNRAPWKKAAASLSLVLLGSGMTLAGGYMAGHSRQVSESASNLAVSRVNAALPLPATTDPNFVTRVVQKVGPAVVRINSSRTVRTQIPDEFNDPFFRRFFGSQLPQSGERVERGTGSGFIISADGRILTNAHVVDGADTVTVTLKDGRTLQGKVLGKDELTDVAVIKVQADNLPSVALGNSDQLQPGEWAIAIGNPLGLDNTVTTGIISATGRSSNQIGAPDRRVEYIQTDAAINPGNSGGPLLNSRGEVIAMNTAIIQGAQGLGFAIPIKTVQRISNQLIATGKVEHPYLGIQMVGLTPQIKQNINSNPNNGLSVNEDNGVLVVKVVPNSPAAKAGIRAGDVIQKLGGQAVTDASSVQKAVENSQVGGDLRMELRRNGQSLNIAVQPGAFPAQVQ, translated from the coding sequence ATGCAAAACGAATCTCGCGACAGAGAACACCCATCAAATAGCATTTCACGTAACACTGCTGAAGCCAAATACCCTAATCGAGCGCCCTGGAAAAAGGCTGCCGCCTCTCTATCGCTGGTGCTTCTGGGATCAGGTATGACATTGGCAGGCGGCTATATGGCTGGACATTCTCGGCAGGTGTCTGAGAGTGCATCTAATTTGGCAGTTAGTCGAGTAAATGCTGCTCTTCCATTACCAGCTACTACAGATCCTAACTTTGTAACACGGGTGGTGCAAAAGGTCGGGCCAGCAGTAGTGCGGATTAACTCTTCCCGAACAGTAAGAACTCAGATACCAGATGAATTTAACGATCCGTTTTTCCGCCGCTTTTTTGGTTCCCAACTGCCACAATCAGGAGAAAGGGTAGAACGGGGTACCGGTTCAGGTTTTATTATCAGTGCCGATGGTCGGATTCTCACTAATGCCCATGTGGTAGATGGTGCTGATACAGTAACAGTGACACTCAAGGATGGGCGCACCTTGCAAGGTAAGGTGTTAGGAAAAGATGAATTAACCGATGTTGCTGTTATCAAGGTTCAGGCAGACAATCTACCTTCAGTAGCTTTGGGTAATTCAGATCAACTGCAACCGGGAGAATGGGCGATCGCGATCGGCAACCCCCTTGGACTAGATAATACAGTAACTACTGGAATCATCAGTGCTACCGGACGCAGTAGCAATCAAATCGGTGCTCCCGATAGGCGAGTAGAGTATATTCAAACTGACGCAGCGATTAATCCCGGTAACTCCGGCGGCCCCCTGCTAAATTCCCGTGGCGAGGTGATTGCCATGAATACAGCAATTATCCAAGGGGCACAAGGATTAGGCTTTGCTATTCCTATCAAAACAGTCCAACGTATTTCCAATCAACTAATAGCTACAGGCAAAGTAGAACATCCTTATCTGGGAATTCAGATGGTAGGGTTAACGCCTCAGATAAAACAAAATATCAACTCAAATCCCAATAACGGTTTGAGTGTGAATGAAGATAATGGGGTATTAGTTGTGAAAGTTGTCCCAAACTCACCAGCTGCTAAAGCAGGGATACGTGCTGGGGATGTGATCCAAAAGCTTGGCGGGCAAGCAGTCACAGATGCCAGCAGTGTCCAAAAAGCAGTAGAAAATAGCCAAGTCGGGGGCGATTTACGCATGGAATTACGTCGCAATGGGCAAAGTCTTAACATAGCTGTGCAACCTGGTGCTTTCCCCGCACAAGTACAGTAA
- the aroF gene encoding 3-deoxy-7-phosphoheptulonate synthase yields MIIVMKSGSPEAEINRIDEELTSWGLTPEKIVGQHKVVIGLVGETASLDPLQIQELSPWIEQVLRVEQPYKRASRQYRHGEASEVVVNTPNGAVVFGEHQPLVVVAGPCSVENEEMIVETAKRVKTAGAKFLRGGAYKPRTSPYAFQGHGESALDLLARAREVSGLGIITEVMDAADLDKIAEIADVIQVGARNMQNFSLLKKVGAQPKPVLLKRGMAATIEDWLMAAEYILASGNPNVILCERGIRTFDRQYTRNTLDLSVVPVLRKLTHLPIMIDPSHGVGWSEFVPSMAMAAIAAGTDSLMIEVHPNPAKALSDGPQSLTPDRFDNLMEELAVIGKAVGRWQQPAVALA; encoded by the coding sequence ATGATTATAGTAATGAAAAGTGGTTCCCCAGAGGCGGAAATAAACCGCATTGATGAGGAATTAACTAGCTGGGGGCTAACTCCAGAAAAAATTGTTGGTCAACATAAAGTAGTTATTGGTTTAGTAGGTGAAACCGCCAGCTTAGATCCACTACAAATTCAGGAACTTAGCCCCTGGATTGAGCAAGTGTTGCGGGTAGAGCAGCCTTACAAACGAGCTAGCCGTCAGTACCGCCACGGTGAAGCTTCGGAAGTGGTGGTTAATACTCCTAATGGAGCGGTGGTATTCGGTGAACACCAGCCTTTAGTAGTCGTTGCCGGCCCTTGCTCCGTAGAAAATGAAGAAATGATTGTGGAGACTGCAAAGCGCGTCAAGACGGCTGGAGCTAAATTTTTGCGCGGTGGGGCATACAAACCCCGGACTTCACCTTATGCCTTCCAAGGACACGGCGAGAGTGCTTTAGATTTGTTGGCGAGGGCACGGGAAGTCAGCGGACTAGGTATTATTACAGAAGTGATGGATGCTGCTGACTTGGATAAAATTGCCGAAATTGCTGATGTAATCCAGGTTGGGGCCAGGAATATGCAAAATTTCTCCTTGCTCAAAAAAGTGGGAGCGCAGCCGAAACCAGTTCTGTTGAAGCGGGGAATGGCGGCTACTATTGAAGACTGGTTGATGGCAGCCGAGTATATTCTGGCATCTGGCAATCCCAATGTTATCTTGTGTGAAAGGGGAATACGCACCTTTGACCGTCAGTATACCCGAAACACGCTAGATTTATCAGTAGTGCCAGTGTTACGAAAGCTGACTCATCTGCCAATTATGATTGACCCCAGCCACGGCGTAGGTTGGTCTGAATTTGTGCCTTCAATGGCGATGGCTGCGATCGCAGCTGGCACAGATTCCCTGATGATAGAGGTTCACCCCAACCCTGCCAAAGCCTTATCCGACGGACCCCAATCTCTCACACCAGACCGTTTTGATAACTTGATGGAAGAATTAGCAGTGATTGGTAAGGCGGTGGGGCGCTGGCAGCAACCAGCAGTGGCTCTAGCTTAA
- a CDS encoding ATP adenylyltransferase family protein: MAQGKILLKPGTLWTSVKERTEHALQCGALLSIPTEFEFVEQEGVRFLVRILSNLNRKKAAKEKQEKQSATSGQKFNPFLPYEEDLFVADISNTHVCILNKFNVVDYHLLIITRAFEEQESLLTLEDFTAMWACLADFDGLAFYNSGKTAGASQRHKHLQLVPLPLAPSGPQIPIEPLLTAAEFQESIPSGASATPTVGFTNAIPKFPFVHAFAPLNPHWVRSLLAGAQATLEVYHTLLHSVGSGAYNLLATREWMLIIPRSQEHFQSISVNSLGFAGALLVKNAAEMEILKAQGPMNILKSVGVC; the protein is encoded by the coding sequence ATGGCACAGGGGAAAATCTTACTTAAACCTGGCACTTTATGGACAAGTGTTAAAGAACGGACTGAACATGCTTTGCAATGCGGGGCGCTACTATCGATTCCGACAGAATTTGAATTTGTTGAACAGGAGGGCGTGCGCTTTTTGGTGCGGATTTTGTCTAACCTGAATCGCAAAAAAGCAGCTAAGGAGAAACAGGAAAAACAATCTGCTACTTCTGGTCAAAAGTTTAATCCTTTTTTGCCCTACGAAGAGGATTTATTTGTGGCGGATATTTCCAATACCCATGTATGTATTTTAAATAAATTCAATGTTGTTGATTATCACCTGCTAATCATCACCCGTGCCTTTGAGGAACAGGAAAGCTTACTCACCCTGGAAGACTTTACAGCTATGTGGGCATGTTTAGCTGATTTCGATGGTTTAGCATTTTACAACAGTGGCAAAACCGCAGGTGCTAGTCAGCGACATAAACATTTGCAATTAGTGCCGCTACCACTTGCACCTTCGGGACCGCAGATACCTATTGAACCTCTGCTAACAGCAGCAGAATTTCAGGAATCGATACCTTCTGGTGCATCCGCTACGCCAACGGTAGGCTTTACCAACGCAATACCAAAATTTCCTTTTGTACACGCTTTCGCACCATTAAATCCCCATTGGGTGCGATCGCTATTGGCAGGGGCGCAAGCAACACTGGAAGTTTATCATACTTTGCTGCATTCTGTGGGATCTGGTGCTTACAATCTGCTAGCGACACGAGAATGGATGTTGATCATACCACGATCGCAGGAGCATTTCCAATCTATCTCTGTGAACTCATTAGGATTCGCTGGTGCTTTACTAGTAAAAAATGCAGCAGAAATGGAGATTCTCAAAGCTCAAGGCCCGATGAATATCCTCAAGAGTGTCGGTGTATGCTAA
- a CDS encoding CpcT/CpeT family chromophore lyase translates to MNLDKGMDIETHEQIWRPTSGPLRFEKRENFADDLCAVSALCRFSLNLLNLKCYLHKLKKKCAAGFAVAT, encoded by the coding sequence ATAAATCTAGATAAAGGTATGGATATTGAAACCCACGAGCAAATATGGAGGCCAACCTCTGGCCCTTTGCGGTTTGAAAAACGGGAAAATTTTGCTGATGATTTATGTGCGGTGAGCGCTTTATGTCGATTCAGCTTGAATCTATTAAATCTAAAATGTTACCTCCACAAGCTGAAAAAAAAATGCGCTGCTGGATTCGCAGTCGCCACTTGA
- a CDS encoding WD40 repeat domain-containing protein → MKLDLLRFFQACNPSKTLVVSKPEDRQYYIDFSKVRGAKIIEELGRTITRLAPEQPTCQLFTGHIGCGKSTELLRLKAELEQQGFHVVYFESSQSLDMADIDVTDILLAVAREVSQSLEAIKINLKPGYFKNLFSEISEFLQTPLDIGVEAELSVAQMCRELETARQDLQNRGEVLEAALQASLEFLLGLNDYLHDEIDSALVHYQQSLEFWRQSNYLERQGILLVNIALAYNRQSEKNQTENQRYWQESRNCFQQAIAIFEQAQRSDLLAKHITKLGEVLRCLQAWSELQSLVEKSLPLHQNYGTSLQLAQDYGFLAEVALEQSRWNEAHQLAGQALQILSEIHNLQSNEFAWYRFILAKSQQGLGQIEAAINSLKAAKAESNHQYNPQLYISILERLRSLYFEQGEYLKAFNIKQEQLQIEQQYGFRAFVGASYLNPQRQAINSAQLQVENSETIAQEIAASGRGQDVKRLRERIGGTEHKLTVIHGQSGVGKSSILQGGLIPALQQQAIGERDALPVLLRVYTDWVGMLGQSLAKAFEEVRGNQLFANLDSSAAILEQLRRNADRNLLTVLMFDQFEEFFFVYPDQGQRRAFYEFLRVCLDIPFVKVILSLREDYLHYLLELERLFNLSAINNNILDKSIRYYLGNFSPNDAKAVVQSLTERSHFYLELALIDELVRDLAGELGEVRPIELQIVGTQLQTEKITTLDKYRQFGTKEKLVERFLEEVIHDCGAENEQVARLVLYLLTDENGTRPLKTRAELAADLAAEADKLDLMLEIFVASRLVLLLPESPADRYQLVHDYLVSFIRQQQGNEILAELAREREQRLQAEEKLKLEQDAKQILVNAQQEAKRQIHQGRMQLRVSSGLAVCLLLFAGISSLYALSQIQVARNANDKKQKAENTLKTAEDKYQLVTQSLQATQKEQAAIQKKAQELETKKKDAEQNFQAAQNNQQAAEVESKLAKQKTQQANQSLLAAKADLEEVNQKASELQEKNAQAEESIKTASEKIKTAEVKLQQAATKQQQAESQAQQAQTTLNQAQTKLAQAQKATAGAEAAQKEAQKGTELERAGVNALRQFEYTELESLVAVVQSGKELKTLVKDGRSLEKYPAISPIFALDSILNKIKEVNQFQGHQGIVRSVSFSPDGKTIATASSDNTARLWPVDNLDQLLVRGCNWLHDYLQNNLNVSESDKRLCDDIK, encoded by the coding sequence ATGAAACTAGATTTACTCAGGTTTTTTCAAGCTTGCAACCCCAGTAAGACTCTGGTTGTGAGCAAACCGGAGGATAGACAATATTATATTGATTTCTCTAAAGTGCGTGGTGCCAAGATTATTGAAGAACTTGGGCGAACTATCACCCGCCTTGCACCTGAGCAACCTACTTGTCAATTATTTACCGGACATATCGGCTGTGGCAAGTCTACTGAGTTACTGCGGCTAAAGGCAGAGTTAGAGCAGCAGGGATTTCATGTGGTCTATTTCGAGTCTAGCCAAAGCCTAGATATGGCTGATATTGATGTTACAGATATTTTACTGGCAGTAGCTCGTGAGGTGAGTCAAAGTCTGGAAGCAATCAAAATTAATCTCAAACCAGGATACTTTAAAAATCTATTTAGCGAAATTTCAGAGTTTTTGCAAACGCCGTTAGATATTGGGGTTGAGGCTGAGTTATCTGTAGCCCAAATGTGCCGGGAACTAGAAACCGCCCGTCAAGATTTGCAAAATCGAGGAGAAGTATTAGAAGCAGCACTTCAAGCAAGTTTAGAGTTTTTGCTTGGTTTAAATGATTATCTACATGATGAGATAGATTCTGCTTTAGTACATTATCAACAAAGCTTGGAGTTTTGGCGACAAAGTAATTATTTAGAGCGACAAGGTATATTACTCGTTAATATTGCTTTAGCTTATAACCGTCAATCTGAAAAAAATCAGACAGAAAATCAACGCTATTGGCAAGAGTCTAGAAATTGCTTTCAGCAAGCTATTGCAATTTTTGAACAAGCACAACGTTCAGATTTGCTTGCTAAACATATTACTAAACTGGGTGAAGTGCTACGATGTTTACAAGCATGGTCAGAGTTGCAAAGCCTTGTTGAAAAATCTCTGCCGCTACATCAAAATTATGGCACGTCGTTGCAGTTGGCTCAAGATTATGGATTTTTGGCAGAAGTAGCCTTAGAACAGTCACGCTGGAATGAAGCTCATCAACTTGCAGGGCAAGCATTACAAATATTATCTGAGATACATAATTTACAATCAAATGAATTTGCTTGGTATCGGTTTATTTTAGCTAAATCTCAACAGGGTTTAGGTCAAATTGAAGCAGCAATTAATAGTTTAAAGGCTGCTAAAGCTGAAAGTAATCATCAGTATAACCCGCAATTATATATATCTATATTAGAAAGGTTACGCTCACTTTATTTTGAACAAGGTGAATATCTTAAAGCTTTTAATATTAAGCAAGAACAATTACAAATTGAACAACAGTATGGTTTCCGTGCTTTTGTTGGTGCATCTTATCTCAACCCGCAGCGACAGGCAATTAATTCTGCACAGTTGCAAGTAGAAAACTCTGAAACCATTGCTCAAGAAATTGCCGCTTCTGGTCGGGGACAAGATGTTAAGCGGTTGCGAGAAAGAATTGGCGGGACTGAGCATAAATTGACTGTAATTCATGGTCAGTCAGGAGTGGGGAAAAGCTCGATTTTGCAGGGTGGATTAATACCAGCGTTGCAACAACAAGCAATTGGTGAGCGAGATGCTTTACCTGTTTTGTTGCGAGTTTATACCGATTGGGTAGGGATGTTGGGGCAGAGTTTAGCTAAGGCTTTTGAGGAAGTCAGAGGTAATCAATTATTTGCTAATCTTGATTCTTCAGCAGCTATTTTAGAACAATTACGGAGAAATGCTGACCGGAATTTGTTGACGGTTTTAATGTTTGACCAGTTTGAGGAGTTTTTCTTTGTTTATCCAGACCAAGGTCAACGACGAGCATTTTATGAGTTTTTGCGAGTCTGTCTAGATATTCCTTTTGTCAAGGTAATTCTATCTTTGCGGGAAGATTATTTACATTATTTATTAGAATTAGAACGTCTGTTTAATTTAAGTGCAATTAATAATAATATTCTCGATAAAAGTATTCGCTATTATTTGGGGAACTTCTCGCCAAACGATGCTAAAGCAGTTGTGCAGAGTTTAACAGAACGCTCTCACTTTTACTTAGAGCTTGCATTAATTGATGAATTAGTACGGGATTTAGCAGGAGAGTTGGGGGAGGTACGCCCGATAGAGTTACAAATTGTGGGGACGCAACTGCAAACTGAGAAAATTACAACTTTAGATAAGTATCGTCAATTTGGCACTAAAGAAAAACTGGTTGAGCGATTTTTAGAAGAAGTCATCCATGATTGTGGTGCGGAGAATGAACAGGTTGCTCGACTGGTTTTATATTTACTCACAGATGAAAATGGTACTCGTCCCCTGAAGACTCGTGCTGAGTTAGCCGCAGATTTGGCAGCAGAAGCCGATAAACTAGATTTGATGTTAGAGATTTTTGTGGCATCAAGGTTAGTATTGCTGTTACCAGAATCGCCGGCTGACCGTTATCAACTGGTGCATGATTATTTAGTATCTTTTATTCGTCAGCAACAGGGTAATGAAATATTAGCAGAACTTGCTAGAGAGCGAGAACAACGCTTGCAAGCAGAAGAGAAGCTGAAGCTTGAACAAGATGCAAAGCAGATATTAGTTAATGCTCAACAAGAAGCCAAGCGGCAAATTCACCAAGGGCGGATGCAGTTGAGGGTGAGTTCTGGTTTGGCGGTATGTCTATTATTATTTGCAGGTATATCATCCTTATATGCATTGAGTCAAATTCAAGTAGCTAGGAATGCTAATGATAAAAAGCAAAAGGCAGAGAATACACTTAAAACGGCTGAAGATAAATACCAATTAGTAACTCAAAGCTTGCAAGCTACGCAAAAAGAACAGGCAGCAATACAGAAGAAAGCGCAGGAATTAGAAACTAAAAAGAAAGATGCAGAGCAAAATTTTCAAGCAGCGCAGAATAATCAGCAAGCCGCAGAAGTAGAATCAAAATTAGCAAAGCAGAAAACTCAACAGGCAAACCAAAGCTTACTAGCTGCTAAAGCAGACTTGGAAGAGGTAAACCAAAAAGCCTCAGAATTACAAGAGAAAAATGCCCAAGCAGAGGAAAGCATCAAAACAGCAAGCGAAAAAATAAAAACTGCTGAAGTAAAATTACAACAAGCAGCGACAAAACAACAGCAAGCAGAATCTCAAGCTCAACAGGCCCAAACCACCCTCAACCAAGCGCAAACAAAACTTGCACAAGCACAGAAAGCAACAGCAGGAGCAGAAGCGGCACAAAAAGAAGCACAAAAAGGAACGGAATTAGAACGGGCAGGTGTTAATGCTTTAAGACAGTTTGAGTATACCGAGTTAGAATCACTAGTGGCAGTGGTACAGAGTGGTAAAGAGTTAAAAACTTTGGTAAAGGATGGTCGCTCTTTAGAAAAATATCCAGCTATCAGCCCAATTTTTGCTTTGGATAGTATTCTTAATAAAATTAAAGAAGTTAACCAGTTTCAAGGGCATCAAGGCATAGTCAGAAGTGTGAGTTTCAGCCCGGACGGCAAAACCATCGCCACGGCATCATCTGACAACACAGCGCGGTTGTGGCCTGTAGATAATTTAGACCAATTGCTGGTGCGGGGTTGCAATTGGCTGCATGATTATTTGCAGAATAACTTGAATGTGAGTGAGAGTGACAAGCGTCTCTGCGACGATATCAAGTAA
- a CDS encoding ribbon-helix-helix domain-containing protein → MSTSVSYALSTQLYTSKVSVIHLIGKTERKIMHRRINITLPDETIELIDQVIEKGDSPEERLRQRSRFINEAVQYYIAEKALVNLREQLKEGAIQRAERDLGLVEEWFDLEEELWHKNET, encoded by the coding sequence ATGTCTACGTCGGTAAGCTACGCTCTTTCAACACAACTATACACATCTAAAGTGTCTGTAATACACCTGATAGGCAAAACAGAGCGAAAAATTATGCATCGCCGGATTAACATCACCTTACCAGATGAGACAATTGAACTAATTGATCAAGTCATTGAAAAAGGCGATTCTCCGGAGGAGAGGCTACGCCAACGCAGTCGATTCATCAATGAAGCTGTGCAATATTATATTGCTGAAAAAGCCTTAGTCAATCTTAGAGAACAGTTAAAAGAGGGAGCCATCCAACGGGCGGAACGCGATTTGGGGTTAGTGGAAGAATGGTTTGACTTGGAAGAAGAATTGTGGCACAAAAACGAAACGTAA